A genomic region of Deltaproteobacteria bacterium contains the following coding sequences:
- the mutS gene encoding DNA mismatch repair protein MutS yields MTLMTPMLRQYMGIKDQFPDAILFFRMGDFYEMFFDDARIASKILGITLTSRGTYNGDKVPMCGIPHHAHRTYIGKLLDNGWKVAICEQMGDPGSTKGIVQREVVRLVTPGSVVDEKELDEKTPLFMAAVSGDEDAYGLAHADLSTGEFRVTQMGSFEAVLDELARINPAEVLIPENTQQPTRKGLSGYRLEVLKRDFYDPRDAASLLKEQLQVRSLAGFGCRDMPQGIIAAGAIVSYLRASQKGFPEHIREIVTYHLGDYMILDESTCAHLELLKTMRRQSVKGSLFHILDHTVTPMGSRLLKNWISYPLVNLDKIRERSAAVACLKEAPLLRREIRDELKQIYDIARLNGRIALKRANARDLIALKSSLLRLPFIKDALKDSNSTLLAAIASDLDALRDIAQLIEVSIHEDPPVSLKEGGLIKEGYDDTLDRLISLGRDGKRWIARFARLEQEKTGISSLKVGFNKVFGYYIEVTRANLHLVPSDYIRKQTLANGERYITEALKVKEGEVLGAEEKRVELEAGIFEGIREKIALENQRVRETAARISQVDVIAGLAEAAENNDYTCPEVNDGTVLDILQGRHPVIELSVREEEFVPNDIHLDSEKQQVMIITGPNMAGKSTILRQTALTVLMAQMGGFVPASRAVIGLVDRIFTRVGASDDLAKGQSTFMVEMNETANILRHMTPRSLIILDEIGRGTSTYDGLSIAWAIAEALHDKEGKGVRTLFATHYHELTELVATKQRVKNFNIAVREWNDKIIFLRKLVPGGTSRSYGIQVAQIAGIPATVIRRAKEILNNLEKSEADETGRPRLARHGASESGEGDMVQLALFGSGDREMREWIKGLDLNTMTPVDALVTLNDLKKRLDSGLM; encoded by the coding sequence ATGACCCTAATGACACCTATGCTGAGGCAATACATGGGCATCAAGGATCAATTCCCTGATGCCATTTTATTTTTTCGCATGGGTGATTTCTATGAAATGTTTTTTGATGATGCGCGTATCGCTTCCAAGATCTTGGGCATCACCCTGACCTCCCGGGGGACCTACAATGGAGACAAGGTGCCCATGTGCGGCATTCCCCACCATGCGCACCGAACCTATATCGGAAAACTGCTGGACAACGGCTGGAAGGTGGCCATCTGTGAACAGATGGGAGACCCCGGATCGACCAAGGGGATTGTGCAGCGGGAGGTCGTGAGGCTGGTCACGCCCGGATCGGTCGTGGATGAAAAGGAACTGGATGAAAAAACCCCGCTCTTCATGGCTGCCGTGTCGGGAGATGAAGACGCCTACGGACTGGCGCATGCGGACCTTTCTACGGGGGAGTTCAGGGTGACCCAGATGGGGTCTTTTGAGGCGGTTTTGGATGAACTGGCGAGGATCAATCCGGCCGAGGTCCTGATCCCTGAAAACACCCAACAACCGACCCGGAAGGGTCTTTCCGGTTACCGGCTGGAGGTGCTGAAAAGGGATTTTTATGATCCCCGTGATGCAGCATCCCTTCTGAAGGAGCAATTGCAGGTAAGATCCCTGGCCGGATTCGGATGCCGGGATATGCCCCAGGGAATCATCGCAGCCGGGGCCATCGTTTCTTATCTGCGGGCCAGCCAAAAAGGATTCCCCGAGCACATCCGGGAGATCGTGACCTACCACCTGGGCGATTATATGATCTTGGACGAGTCCACATGCGCCCACCTGGAACTGCTGAAAACCATGAGAAGGCAATCGGTGAAAGGATCTCTGTTCCACATTCTGGATCACACCGTCACCCCGATGGGGAGCAGGCTCCTCAAGAACTGGATTTCTTATCCGCTTGTCAACCTTGATAAGATCCGGGAGCGATCAGCGGCTGTGGCCTGCCTCAAGGAGGCCCCCCTGCTGAGGAGAGAAATACGGGATGAACTGAAACAGATCTATGATATTGCGCGCCTGAACGGTCGGATCGCTCTCAAGCGGGCTAATGCAAGGGATCTTATCGCCCTTAAATCCTCCCTCCTGAGGCTCCCATTCATCAAAGATGCCCTCAAGGATTCCAACAGTACCCTGTTGGCCGCCATTGCCTCGGATCTGGATGCCCTCCGGGATATCGCACAGCTGATCGAAGTGTCGATCCATGAAGACCCGCCGGTCTCTCTGAAGGAAGGCGGGCTCATTAAAGAGGGGTATGACGACACACTGGACAGATTGATCTCTTTAGGCCGGGATGGAAAGCGCTGGATCGCCAGATTCGCCCGTTTAGAGCAGGAAAAGACCGGAATATCGAGCCTCAAGGTCGGCTTCAATAAGGTTTTCGGGTATTATATCGAGGTCACCAGGGCCAATCTCCATCTCGTACCCAGCGACTATATCCGGAAGCAGACTCTGGCCAATGGCGAACGCTATATTACGGAGGCGTTGAAGGTCAAGGAAGGGGAGGTATTGGGTGCCGAAGAAAAGAGAGTCGAACTGGAAGCCGGGATCTTTGAAGGCATCCGGGAAAAAATTGCGCTCGAGAATCAACGGGTGAGAGAGACGGCGGCGCGTATCTCACAGGTGGATGTGATTGCCGGACTCGCAGAGGCCGCGGAGAACAACGATTATACCTGTCCGGAAGTAAACGACGGCACCGTGCTCGATATTCTTCAGGGAAGACACCCCGTCATCGAATTGAGCGTCAGAGAGGAGGAGTTCGTCCCCAATGATATCCATTTGGATTCTGAAAAACAGCAGGTGATGATCATCACCGGTCCGAATATGGCAGGCAAATCCACTATCCTGCGGCAGACGGCATTGACCGTGCTGATGGCCCAGATGGGGGGGTTCGTGCCCGCGTCAAGGGCGGTCATCGGACTGGTTGACCGCATTTTTACCAGGGTGGGCGCATCAGACGATCTGGCAAAAGGACAGAGCACCTTCATGGTAGAGATGAATGAAACCGCCAACATCCTGAGACATATGACCCCCAGAAGCCTGATCATCCTGGATGAGATCGGACGAGGAACCAGCACCTATGACGGCCTGAGTATTGCGTGGGCAATTGCAGAAGCCCTTCACGATAAGGAGGGGAAGGGCGTGCGGACGCTTTTCGCCACCCATTATCACGAACTGACCGAGCTGGTGGCCACCAAACAGAGAGTCAAGAATTTCAATATTGCGGTCAGGGAATGGAATGACAAGATTATCTTCCTGAGAAAGCTGGTCCCCGGGGGGACCAGCCGGAGTTACGGAATCCAGGTTGCCCAGATTGCGGGAATCCCGGCAACCGTTATCCGGCGGGCCAAGGAGATTTTAAATAACCTGGAGAAGTCCGAGGCCGATGAAACCGGCAGGCCGCGTCTGGCCCGTCATGGGGCCTCGGAATCAGGGGAAGGGGACATGGTGCAGTTGGCCCTTTTCGGGTCCGGGGATCGGGAAATGAGAGAATGGATAAAGGGTCTCGATCTGAACACCATGACTCCGGTGGACGCCCTGGTGACGCTCAACGATCTGAAGAAGCGGCTGGATTCAGGGCTGATGTAA
- a CDS encoding tetratricopeptide repeat protein: MFDLGKDYRKGGFLSRALKTFLEVARHDPSDAKVLKEIEKIYEELKDWENAYETRQKIARLEKGDHHHILAHHLVETGKKYQESGDSGRAKSLFSKAISTDRRCVDAYLHLGDLYFAKQEYKKAISTWKKVVEITPQFTFLAYRRLEGAYSRMRDLEPVGNFLKECSRSNADAFTHMALARYLNNENDAEGALGEIQKALELDPSFWEARRFKGEILLNQGMERDVINEYRDLIVHLNVPYLRFQCGNCGFEPAELQWKCPQCNRWDTIGMMDSKGAAV; this comes from the coding sequence ATGTTCGATCTGGGCAAAGACTACCGGAAAGGGGGATTTCTGAGCCGCGCCCTCAAGACCTTCCTCGAGGTGGCACGGCACGACCCTTCGGATGCAAAGGTTTTAAAAGAGATCGAAAAGATCTACGAAGAATTGAAGGATTGGGAAAACGCCTACGAGACTCGACAGAAGATTGCGCGATTGGAGAAGGGGGATCACCACCACATCCTGGCGCACCATCTGGTTGAAACAGGAAAGAAATACCAGGAGAGTGGGGATTCGGGAAGGGCAAAGTCTCTCTTTTCCAAAGCCATATCCACGGACAGGCGGTGTGTGGACGCCTATCTTCATCTGGGAGATCTCTATTTTGCCAAACAGGAGTACAAGAAGGCAATCTCCACCTGGAAAAAGGTCGTGGAGATCACCCCCCAGTTCACATTTCTGGCATATCGCCGGCTCGAAGGGGCCTACTCCCGTATGAGGGATCTGGAGCCGGTGGGGAATTTCCTGAAGGAGTGCTCACGGTCCAACGCCGACGCATTTACCCACATGGCCCTGGCCCGCTACCTGAATAACGAAAACGATGCGGAAGGTGCACTGGGGGAAATCCAAAAGGCGCTCGAACTGGATCCCTCTTTCTGGGAGGCCAGACGATTCAAGGGTGAGATCCTCCTGAACCAGGGGATGGAAAGAGATGTGATCAACGAATATCGTGACCTCATCGTGCATCTCAACGTGCCCTACCTGAGGTTCCAATGCGGAAACTGCGGCTTCGAACCTGCCGAACTTCAGTGGAAGTGCCCCCAGTGCAACCGATGGGATACCATCGGCATGATGGATTCCAAGGGAGCAGCCGTCTAA